In Labeo rohita strain BAU-BD-2019 chromosome 16, IGBB_LRoh.1.0, whole genome shotgun sequence, one DNA window encodes the following:
- the chtopb gene encoding chromatin target of PRMT1b encodes MNPMDPQKIILNSTCTISLHDRFTSLLKHQPADVNVMDIPAVVNQQTVASLKNQRLALEMGNRPSVLAALHNTSNINNQLCKVSVKARLGRPMGRAGMVGLRGQMRGGVGGGGSRRGLVKGFYTRRSISSLQGVISSLGVEKAQGQPQRGGKVIWTGSMGNRGGGAIRKAEGNAERQMPHPGTAKGGGRFAAVSRAYSGSSRARFDSHQIPSREQLDEQLDEYMSMTKSHLDAELDAYMAQVDLDDMV; translated from the exons ATGAATCCAATGGATCCCCAAAAGATCATTCTGAACAGCACATGCACCATCTCTCTGCATGACCG TTTCACCAGTTTGTTAAAGCACCAGCCGGCAGATGTGAATGTGATGGACATCCCAGCCGTAGTGAACCAGCAGACTGTAGCCTCGCTGAAGAACCAGCGTCTGGCTCTGGAGATGGGCAACAGACCTTCTGTGCTGGCCGCCCTGCATAACACATCT AATATAAATAATCAACTATGCAAAGTGAGCGTGAAGGCAAGACTCGGCCGTCCCATGGGGAGAGCGGGCATGGTGGGATTGCGGGGGCAAATGAGAGGAGGAGTAGGAGGCGGTGGCAGCAGGAGAGGACTGGTCAAAGGATTTTACACAAGGAGAA GCATAAGTAGTCTGCAAGGGGTAATCTCCTCTCTAGGTGTTGAGAAGGCACAGGGCCAGCCACAGCGTGGAGGAAAAGTAATTTGGACTGGATCAATGGGAAACAGAGGCGGAGGAGCCATTAGAAAGGCCG AAGGAAATGCAGAGCGGCAAATGCCACATCCAGGAACAGCAAAAG GTGGTGGTCGTTTTGCAGCTGTCAGTAGGGCGTATTCAGGGTCTAGCCGGGCCAGATTCGACAGCCACCAGATTCCTTCTCGGGAGCAATTGGATGAACAACTGGATGAGTACATGTCCATGACCAAGAGCCATCTGGACGCAGAGCTGGATGCATATATGGCTCAGGTTGATTTGGATGACATGGTGTGA